The following are encoded together in the Aggregicoccus sp. 17bor-14 genome:
- a CDS encoding ABC transporter ATP-binding protein — translation MARVELIGVGKVYEGAGSRGGAAAVSDVSLDVAHGEFVCLVGPSGCGKSTTLNLVAGLERPSSGELRIDGERVNEQSPRERDVAMVFQSYALYPHRTVEGNLAFPLEVAGLPREEIRRRVGEAAERLGLTALLARRPKELSGGQRQRVALGRALVRRPRVFLFDEPLSNLDAALRTQVRGELKALHRSLGATFLYVTHDQAEAMTLADRVVVMSAGRVQQVAPPRELYAAPANTFVAGFFGSPRINLVRPGTLGQGPGAWTLGVRPEALEVGAGAAPPGGALAARVYLVEPLGAEAWVTVERTEGGHTERLTARAASDFDAPPGAPAWVRLRPGALLHRFDAATGARVDRAPDRAP, via the coding sequence GTGGCGCGCGTGGAGCTCATCGGCGTGGGCAAGGTGTACGAGGGTGCGGGCTCGCGCGGTGGCGCCGCGGCCGTCTCGGACGTGAGCCTGGACGTGGCGCACGGGGAGTTCGTCTGCCTCGTGGGGCCCAGCGGCTGCGGCAAGAGCACCACGCTGAACCTGGTGGCGGGGCTCGAGCGCCCCAGCAGCGGCGAGCTGCGCATCGACGGGGAGCGCGTGAACGAGCAGAGCCCGCGCGAGCGCGACGTGGCGATGGTGTTCCAGAGCTACGCCCTCTACCCGCACCGCACGGTGGAGGGAAACCTCGCCTTCCCGCTCGAGGTGGCGGGGCTGCCGCGCGAGGAGATCCGCCGGCGCGTGGGAGAGGCCGCCGAGCGCCTCGGGCTCACGGCGCTGCTCGCGCGCAGGCCGAAGGAGCTCTCCGGCGGCCAGCGCCAGCGCGTGGCGCTGGGGCGCGCGCTGGTGCGAAGGCCCCGGGTGTTCCTCTTCGACGAGCCCCTGAGCAACCTGGACGCGGCCCTGCGCACCCAGGTGCGCGGCGAGCTCAAGGCCCTGCACCGCAGCCTCGGGGCCACCTTCCTCTACGTGACGCACGACCAGGCGGAGGCGATGACGCTCGCGGACCGGGTGGTGGTGATGAGCGCGGGGCGCGTGCAGCAGGTGGCCCCGCCGCGCGAGCTCTACGCCGCGCCCGCCAACACCTTCGTCGCGGGCTTCTTCGGCAGCCCCCGCATCAACCTGGTGCGCCCCGGGACGCTGGGGCAGGGGCCCGGAGCCTGGACCCTGGGCGTGCGCCCCGAGGCCCTGGAGGTGGGCGCGGGAGCGGCGCCGCCCGGGGGCGCGCTCGCGGCGCGCGTGTACCTGGTGGAGCCGCTGGGCGCGGAGGCCTGGGTGACGGTGGAGCGCACCGAGGGAGGGCACACCGAGCGGCTCACGGCGCGCGCCGCGTCCGACTTCGACGCCCCGCCGGGCGCGCCCGCGTGGGTGCGGCTGCGGCCCGGGGCGCTCCTGCACCGCTTCGACGCCGCGACGGGGGCCCGGGTCGACCGGGCTCCCGACCGGGCTCCCTGA